The Lonsdalea populi genome window below encodes:
- the hflC gene encoding protease modulator HflC — MRKSVLFILILVLLVIYASLFVVQEGQRGIVMRFGKVLRDDKNKPLIYEPGLHVKIPVLESVKTLDARIQTMENQADRFITKEQKDLIVDSYIKWRISDFSRYYLATGGGDVSQAEVLLKRKFNDRLRSEIGRQDVKGIVTDSRGQLMMDVRDALNTGTGETTEADSAIASAAARVEQETSGELPQVNPNSMAALGIQVIDVRIKQINLPTEVSDAIYQRMRAEREAVARRHRSQGQEQAEKLKATADYEVTRTLAEAEREGRMTRGEGDAESAKLFANAFSQDPDFYAFIRSLRAYENSFSSGNQDVLVLSPDSDFFRYMKSPEKTVPAR, encoded by the coding sequence ATGCGTAAGTCAGTACTATTTATTCTGATCCTGGTGCTTCTGGTGATCTACGCGTCACTGTTCGTCGTACAGGAAGGTCAGCGCGGGATCGTCATGCGCTTCGGCAAAGTTCTGCGCGATGATAAGAACAAACCGCTTATTTATGAGCCGGGTCTGCACGTCAAGATCCCAGTCCTTGAGTCGGTGAAAACGCTGGACGCCCGTATTCAGACCATGGAAAACCAGGCCGATCGCTTTATCACCAAAGAGCAGAAAGACCTGATTGTCGACTCTTACATCAAATGGCGTATCAGCGATTTCAGCCGTTACTATCTGGCGACCGGCGGTGGCGACGTCTCCCAGGCCGAAGTGCTGTTGAAACGTAAATTCAACGACCGTTTGCGTTCCGAAATCGGCCGTCAGGATGTGAAAGGCATTGTGACGGACTCCCGTGGTCAACTGATGATGGACGTGCGCGATGCGTTGAATACCGGAACCGGTGAGACCACCGAAGCCGATAGCGCCATCGCCTCCGCCGCCGCGCGCGTCGAGCAGGAAACCAGCGGCGAATTGCCGCAGGTGAATCCGAACAGTATGGCCGCTTTAGGGATCCAGGTGATCGACGTGCGTATCAAGCAGATCAACCTTCCGACGGAAGTGTCGGATGCCATCTACCAACGTATGCGCGCCGAACGTGAAGCCGTTGCTCGTCGTCATCGTTCACAGGGTCAGGAACAGGCGGAGAAGCTGAAAGCCACCGCGGATTATGAAGTGACGCGTACCCTGGCGGAAGCCGAGCGCGAAGGTCGTATGACGCGCGGTGAAGGCGATGCCGAGTCTGCGAAACTATTTGCCAACGCATTTAGTCAGGATCCGGACTTCTATGCCTTTATCCGTAGTCTGCGGGCCTATGAAAACAGCTTTAGCAGCGGTAATCAGGACGTTCTGGTATTAAGCCCGGACAGCGACTTCTTCCGCTACATGAAGTCACCTGAGAAGACGGTGCCGGCACGCTAA
- the hfq gene encoding RNA chaperone Hfq, protein MAKGQSLQDPFLNALRRERVPVSIYLVNGIKLQGQIESFDQFVILLKNTVSQMVYKHAISTVVPSRPVSHHSNNPGTNNYHGNNTASQQSQPQESDDAE, encoded by the coding sequence ATGGCTAAGGGGCAATCTTTGCAAGATCCGTTCTTGAATGCTTTGCGTCGTGAACGTGTTCCGGTTTCTATTTATCTGGTAAATGGCATCAAATTGCAGGGCCAGATTGAGTCTTTTGATCAGTTTGTGATTTTGCTGAAAAACACGGTTAGCCAGATGGTGTACAAGCACGCGATCTCCACGGTGGTTCCGTCTCGTCCGGTGTCTCATCACAGCAATAATCCTGGCACGAATAACTATCATGGTAATAACACGGCTAGTCAGCAGTCGCAGCCTCAGGAAAGCGATGACGCTGAATAA
- the gshB gene encoding glutathione synthase — protein sequence MIKLGIVMDPIAAINIKKDTSFAMLLEAQRRGWELHYMEMDDLYLNAGEARATTRQLSVEHNYDGWYQFGDAQDIALHELDVVLMRKDPPFDTEFIYATYILERAEEKGTLIVNKPQSLRDCNEKLFTAWFSELTPATLVTRRADKLREFHQQHKDVILKPLDGMGGASIFRLKQDDANVSVIIETLTEYGSRYCMAQNYLPAIKDGDKRVLVVDGEPVPYCLARIPQGGETRGNLAAGGRGEARPLSESDWRIARTIAPILKKKGLIFVGLDIIGERLTEINVTSPTCVREIEAAFPDVSITGMLMDAIERRLSER from the coding sequence ATGATCAAACTCGGTATCGTGATGGACCCGATTGCAGCCATCAACATTAAAAAAGACACCAGCTTCGCCATGCTGTTGGAAGCGCAGCGTCGGGGCTGGGAGCTGCATTATATGGAGATGGACGATCTCTATCTGAACGCGGGCGAAGCGCGCGCCACCACGCGTCAACTGAGCGTCGAGCACAACTACGACGGCTGGTATCAGTTCGGCGACGCACAAGATATCGCCCTGCATGAGCTGGACGTGGTGCTGATGCGGAAAGATCCGCCGTTCGATACCGAGTTCATCTACGCCACCTATATCCTTGAGCGTGCAGAAGAAAAAGGCACCTTGATCGTCAACAAGCCGCAAAGCCTGCGCGACTGCAACGAAAAGCTGTTTACCGCCTGGTTCTCCGAACTGACGCCGGCGACGCTGGTCACTCGCCGCGCCGACAAACTGCGCGAGTTTCACCAGCAGCATAAAGACGTGATCCTCAAGCCGCTGGACGGCATGGGCGGCGCTTCCATCTTCCGCCTGAAACAGGATGACGCCAACGTGTCGGTCATCATCGAAACGCTCACCGAATACGGTAGCCGCTACTGCATGGCGCAAAACTATCTGCCCGCCATCAAAGACGGCGACAAACGCGTGCTGGTGGTGGACGGAGAACCGGTTCCTTACTGCCTGGCCCGTATCCCGCAAGGGGGAGAAACACGCGGCAATCTGGCCGCCGGTGGCCGGGGAGAAGCGCGTCCGCTGAGCGAAAGCGACTGGCGGATCGCCCGTACTATCGCTCCGATCTTGAAAAAGAAAGGACTGATTTTCGTCGGTCTGGATATCATCGGCGAGCGTCTGACCGAAATTAACGTCACCAGCCCGACCTGTGTACGCGAAATCGAAGCGGCGTTCCCTGATGTTTCTATTACCGGCATGCTGATGGACGCCATCGAACGGCGACTGTCCGAGCGCTAA
- the mpl gene encoding UDP-N-acetylmuramate:L-alanyl-gamma-D-glutamyl-meso-diaminopimelate ligase produces MRIHILGICGTFMGGIALLARSLGHQVTGSDANVYPPMSTLLEEQGITLIEGYDPSQLEPQPDLVIIGNAMSRGNPCVEAVLERNMPYASGPQWLHDYVLRERWVIAVAGTHGKTTTAGMVTWILEACGYNPGFVIGGVPGNFDVSARLGHSPFFVVEADEYDCAFFDKRSKFVHYCPRTLILNNLEFDHADIFDDLKAIQKQFHHLVRLVPGTGRILVPSNDHSLKQVMAMGCWSEQELVGDDGIWKAKKSVPDSSIFQVYLNDELVGEVEWTLVGEHNMHNGLMAIAAARHVGVPPAEACRALGGFINARRRLEQRGTANGITVYDDFAHHPTAILATLAALRSKVGGTARILAVLEPRSNTMKLGHCKTELAPSLGRADEVFLFQPQHISWQVAEVAEACVQPTHWSADIDTLVDMIAKTAQPGDHVLVMSNGGFGNIHEKLLETFQKQEQAKS; encoded by the coding sequence ATGCGCATTCATATATTAGGTATCTGCGGCACCTTCATGGGAGGGATCGCGCTGCTGGCCCGCTCGCTGGGACATCAGGTGACTGGCTCAGATGCCAACGTCTATCCCCCCATGAGCACGCTACTGGAAGAACAGGGGATCACCCTGATTGAGGGATACGATCCTTCGCAGCTGGAGCCTCAGCCGGACCTGGTTATCATCGGCAATGCAATGTCCCGCGGCAATCCCTGCGTTGAAGCCGTTCTTGAGCGGAACATGCCTTATGCCTCCGGGCCGCAATGGTTGCACGATTACGTGCTGCGTGAGCGCTGGGTCATCGCCGTCGCGGGAACCCACGGCAAGACCACGACCGCCGGAATGGTGACCTGGATATTGGAAGCCTGCGGCTATAACCCTGGCTTCGTCATCGGCGGCGTCCCCGGCAACTTCGACGTCTCGGCGAGATTAGGCCATAGCCCGTTTTTCGTTGTGGAAGCCGACGAATATGATTGCGCCTTCTTCGACAAACGCTCCAAGTTCGTTCACTACTGTCCCCGCACCCTGATTCTGAATAACCTCGAATTCGATCACGCCGATATCTTTGACGATCTGAAAGCGATCCAAAAACAGTTCCACCATCTGGTGCGGCTGGTGCCGGGCACCGGGCGGATCCTCGTCCCCAGCAACGATCATTCTCTCAAGCAGGTGATGGCGATGGGATGCTGGAGCGAACAGGAACTGGTCGGTGACGACGGCATCTGGAAAGCGAAAAAGAGCGTGCCGGACTCCAGCATTTTTCAGGTTTATCTGAACGACGAATTGGTCGGTGAAGTCGAATGGACCCTGGTTGGCGAACACAACATGCATAATGGCCTGATGGCGATCGCCGCCGCCCGCCATGTCGGCGTTCCTCCGGCCGAAGCCTGCCGCGCGCTCGGCGGCTTCATCAATGCGCGTCGTCGCCTTGAACAACGCGGCACCGCGAATGGCATCACCGTTTACGATGATTTCGCGCATCACCCGACGGCGATCCTGGCGACGCTGGCTGCTCTGCGCAGCAAAGTCGGCGGCACGGCAAGAATTCTGGCAGTACTGGAGCCCCGCTCCAATACCATGAAGCTGGGACATTGCAAAACCGAGTTAGCGCCTTCCCTGGGACGCGCGGATGAAGTGTTCCTGTTCCAGCCGCAGCATATTTCTTGGCAGGTCGCAGAAGTGGCGGAAGCCTGCGTGCAGCCAACGCACTGGAGTGCGGATATTGATACGCTGGTCGATATGATCGCTAAAACCGCGCAGCCCGGCGACCACGTGCTGGTTATGAGCAATGGCGGCTTCGGCAATATTCATGAAAAACTGCTGGAAACGTTCCAGAAACAGGAACAGGCAAAAAGCTGA
- the ruvX gene encoding Holliday junction resolvase RuvX encodes MSHRTIMAFDFGTRSIGVAIGQDLTRTARPLQAFKAQDGTPDWQKVEKLLREWQPELVIVGLPLNMDGTEQPLTARARKFSQRLHGRFGVAVELHDERLSTVEARSGLFAQGGFRALDKGSVDSASAVVILESWFEQH; translated from the coding sequence ATGAGTCACCGCACCATCATGGCGTTCGACTTCGGTACCCGCAGCATCGGCGTCGCCATCGGTCAGGATCTGACACGCACCGCCCGCCCGCTTCAGGCATTCAAAGCGCAGGACGGTACGCCGGACTGGCAAAAGGTCGAAAAGTTATTACGGGAATGGCAGCCCGAGCTGGTGATCGTCGGCCTGCCGCTGAACATGGACGGCACGGAACAGCCGCTGACGGCTCGGGCGAGGAAATTTTCTCAGCGTCTTCACGGCCGCTTCGGCGTGGCGGTGGAGCTGCATGACGAACGTCTAAGCACGGTGGAAGCACGCTCAGGCCTGTTCGCTCAGGGCGGTTTCCGGGCTCTGGATAAAGGCAGCGTTGACTCCGCCTCGGCGGTCGTTATTCTTGAAAGCTGGTTCGAGCAGCATTAG
- the fbp gene encoding class 1 fructose-bisphosphatase, producing the protein MKTLGEFIVEKQHDFSHATGELTALLSAIKLGAKIIHRDINKAGLVDILGTSGVSNVQGEVQMKLDLYANEKLKAALKARGEVAGIASEEEDEIVIFEGERSENAKYVVLMDPLDGSSNIDVNVSVGTIFSIYRRITPLGSSVTEADFLQPGSKQVAAGYIVYGSSTMLVYSTGHGVHAFTYDPSLGVFCLSHERVRFPEMGNTYSINEGNYIKFPQGVKKYIKYCQEQDEATMRPYTSRYIGSLVADFHRNLLKGGIYLYPSTASYPQGKLRLLYECNPMALLAEQAGGKASDGHRRILDIQPQKLHERAPFFVGTESMVNDVERFLREYPDD; encoded by the coding sequence ATGAAAACGTTAGGCGAATTCATCGTCGAAAAACAGCACGATTTCTCACATGCCACGGGTGAACTCACCGCGTTGCTGTCTGCAATCAAGCTGGGCGCGAAAATCATTCACCGCGACATCAACAAAGCGGGTCTGGTGGATATTTTAGGCACCAGCGGGGTTTCCAATGTGCAGGGCGAAGTACAGATGAAATTAGATCTGTACGCTAATGAAAAGTTGAAGGCGGCGCTCAAAGCGCGTGGTGAAGTCGCTGGCATCGCTTCCGAAGAAGAGGACGAAATCGTCATCTTCGAAGGAGAGCGGTCCGAAAATGCAAAGTATGTCGTGTTGATGGACCCGCTGGACGGCTCCTCCAACATCGATGTAAATGTTTCAGTCGGCACCATTTTTTCTATCTACCGACGTATTACTCCACTGGGCTCTTCGGTAACCGAAGCCGATTTCCTGCAGCCCGGCAGCAAACAGGTCGCCGCTGGTTACATTGTTTACGGCTCCTCGACCATGCTGGTCTATTCTACCGGTCACGGGGTTCATGCCTTCACCTACGATCCCTCACTGGGCGTTTTCTGCCTGTCGCATGAGCGAGTCCGCTTCCCCGAAATGGGAAACACCTACTCCATCAACGAAGGCAACTATATCAAGTTCCCGCAGGGCGTGAAAAAGTACATCAAGTATTGTCAGGAGCAGGATGAGGCCACGATGCGGCCATATACGTCGCGCTACATCGGTTCTTTGGTGGCGGACTTCCACCGCAACTTGCTGAAAGGGGGGATCTATCTCTACCCGAGTACGGCCAGTTATCCGCAGGGCAAGCTGCGTCTGCTGTACGAATGCAACCCGATGGCGCTGCTGGCGGAGCAGGCGGGCGGCAAAGCCAGCGACGGACACCGTCGTATTTTGGATATCCAGCCGCAGAAGCTGCATGAACGCGCGCCGTTCTTTGTCGGTACGGAGTCGATGGTGAACGACGTCGAGCGCTTCCTGCGCGAATACCCCGACGATTAA
- a CDS encoding DUF2065 domain-containing protein codes for MSVSVWLALGLVLIFEGLGPLLFPRIWRRMILGIAQLPDAVLRRFGGGIVVAGLVIYYMLRSRMEG; via the coding sequence ATGAGTGTTTCCGTCTGGCTGGCCTTGGGGTTGGTGCTAATTTTTGAAGGGCTGGGGCCTCTGTTGTTTCCCCGCATTTGGCGACGGATGATCCTTGGTATCGCGCAATTACCGGACGCGGTTTTGCGTCGTTTCGGGGGCGGAATAGTGGTCGCAGGTCTTGTGATCTACTACATGTTGCGTAGCCGCATGGAAGGCTAA
- a CDS encoding adenylosuccinate synthase, whose protein sequence is MGKNVVVLGTQWGDEGKGKVVDLLTERAKYVVRYQGGHNAGHTLVINGEKTVLHLIPSGILRENVVSIIGNGVVLAPDAFMKEMTELEARGVPVRERLLLSEACPLILPYHVALDNAREKALGAKAIGTTGRGIGPAYEDKVARRGLRVGDLFDKERFAVKLKEIIDYHNFQLVHYYKVDPVDYQKTLDDVLAMADILTSLVVDVSDLLDKARRRGDLVMFEGAQGTLLDIDHGTYPYVTSSNTTAGGVATGSGLGPRYVDYVLGIVKAYSTRVGAGPFPTELFDDVGDFLCEKGNEFGATTGRRRRTGWLDAVAVRRAVQINSLSGFCMTKLDVLDGLKEVKICVGYRLPDGREVDVTPLAAEGWDGIEPIYESLPGWSESTFGVKDRAGLPKAALDYIKRVEEVTGVPVDIISTGPDREETIVLRDPFDA, encoded by the coding sequence ATGGGCAAGAACGTTGTCGTACTGGGCACCCAATGGGGTGACGAAGGTAAAGGCAAGGTCGTCGACCTGCTGACTGAACGCGCTAAATATGTGGTGCGCTATCAAGGTGGCCACAATGCTGGCCACACTCTGGTTATTAACGGTGAAAAGACCGTTCTCCATTTGATCCCTTCAGGCATTCTGCGCGAAAACGTGGTGAGCATCATCGGTAACGGTGTGGTGCTGGCGCCTGATGCCTTCATGAAAGAAATGACGGAACTTGAAGCGCGCGGCGTGCCAGTACGCGAGCGTTTGCTACTGTCCGAAGCGTGCCCGTTGATACTGCCGTATCACGTTGCTCTGGATAACGCCCGCGAGAAAGCGCTCGGCGCCAAAGCCATCGGTACGACCGGTCGCGGCATCGGTCCTGCCTACGAAGATAAAGTGGCCCGTCGCGGCCTGCGCGTAGGCGATCTGTTTGATAAAGAAAGATTCGCCGTCAAACTGAAAGAAATTATCGACTATCACAACTTCCAACTGGTGCACTACTACAAGGTCGACCCCGTTGACTACCAGAAGACGCTGGACGACGTGCTGGCAATGGCCGACATCCTGACTTCTCTGGTCGTGGACGTTTCCGATCTGCTGGATAAAGCCCGCCGACGTGGCGATTTGGTGATGTTTGAAGGGGCGCAGGGGACGCTGCTGGATATCGACCACGGCACCTACCCGTATGTTACCTCTTCCAATACCACCGCAGGTGGCGTGGCGACCGGCTCCGGCCTGGGTCCGCGCTACGTTGACTACGTCCTCGGCATCGTCAAGGCATACTCCACCCGTGTGGGTGCCGGTCCGTTCCCGACCGAGCTGTTTGATGACGTCGGTGATTTCCTGTGTGAGAAGGGCAACGAGTTCGGTGCGACTACCGGTCGTCGCCGTCGCACCGGCTGGCTGGATGCGGTTGCCGTGCGTCGCGCGGTGCAGATCAACTCCTTGTCTGGCTTCTGCATGACCAAGCTGGACGTGCTGGATGGGCTGAAAGAAGTGAAGATCTGCGTAGGCTACCGTCTGCCGGATGGTCGTGAAGTTGACGTCACGCCGTTGGCGGCCGAAGGCTGGGATGGCATCGAGCCGATTTACGAATCGCTGCCGGGCTGGTCCGAGTCTACCTTTGGCGTAAAAGATCGTGCAGGCCTGCCTAAGGCGGCGCTGGACTATATCAAACGTGTAGAAGAAGTGACTGGCGTGCCGGTAGATATCATCTCCACGGGTCCGGATCGCGAAGAGACCATCGTTTTGCGTGACCCGTTCGACGCCTGA
- the rsmE gene encoding 16S rRNA (uracil(1498)-N(3))-methyltransferase, producing the protein MRIPRIFHPDTLSTGGGETDLSADAANHIGRVLRMNRGQSLQLFDGGNCIFDAEILLADKKRVQVRYNAAQQEDRESPLHLHLGQVISRGEKMEFTIQKSIELGVNEITPLFSERCGVKLDGDRLEKKLSQWQKIAIGACEQCGRNRIPLIRPPLSLESWCAEPDNGLKLNLHPRATHSINTLPTPVQRVRLLIGPEGGLSSDEIAMTAEHGFTDILLGPRVLRTETTALTAITALQVRFGDLG; encoded by the coding sequence ATGCGAATACCGCGCATTTTCCATCCCGATACGCTATCGACAGGCGGCGGCGAAACCGACCTGAGCGCGGACGCCGCCAATCATATCGGCCGCGTACTGCGCATGAACCGCGGTCAGTCGCTACAGTTATTTGACGGCGGTAACTGCATTTTCGATGCGGAAATTCTGCTGGCCGACAAAAAACGGGTACAGGTACGCTACAACGCAGCGCAGCAGGAAGACCGAGAGTCTCCGCTGCACCTGCATCTCGGACAGGTGATTTCACGCGGTGAGAAAATGGAATTTACTATCCAGAAATCCATTGAGCTGGGCGTGAATGAAATTACGCCTCTTTTCTCAGAACGTTGCGGCGTCAAGCTGGATGGCGATCGTCTGGAGAAGAAGCTGTCCCAATGGCAAAAAATCGCCATCGGCGCCTGCGAACAGTGCGGTAGAAATCGCATTCCACTCATTCGTCCCCCCCTGTCGCTGGAAAGCTGGTGCGCAGAGCCGGACAATGGGTTAAAACTGAACCTGCATCCGCGGGCGACGCACAGCATCAACACGCTACCCACGCCGGTGCAGCGTGTCCGGCTACTGATTGGCCCGGAAGGCGGCCTTTCGTCCGATGAAATTGCGATGACGGCAGAACACGGCTTTACCGATATTCTGCTGGGGCCTCGCGTTCTGCGTACAGAAACCACAGCGCTCACCGCAATCACCGCATTGCAGGTTCGATTCGGCGATCTGGGGTAA
- the hflX gene encoding ribosome rescue GTPase HflX has product MFDRYEAGERAILVHIHFSQEKDAEDLLEFESLVSSAGIESLQVITGSRKAPHPKYFVGEGKAEEIAKAVKETDAFVVLFNHALSPAQERNLERLCECRVIDRTGLILDIFAQRARTHEGKLQVELAQLRHLATRLVRGWTHLERQKGGIGLRGPGETQLETDRRLLRNRISLILSRLARVEKQREQGRRARTRADVPTVSLVGYTNAGKSTLFNQMTAADVYAADQLFATLDPTLRRIDVADVGDTVLADTVGFIRELPHDLVAAFKATLQETRQASLLLHIVDAADPRRDENINAVNEVLTEIEADEIPTLLVMNKIDALDDFAPRIDRNAEHQPVRVWLSAQTGEGISLLFQALTERLSGEIAQFSLQLPPQEGRLRSRFYQLQAIEKEWIEEDGSVGLVIRMPIVDWRRLCKQEQQLEDYIVEV; this is encoded by the coding sequence TTGTTTGACCGTTATGAAGCCGGTGAACGGGCCATACTAGTTCATATTCACTTTTCCCAAGAGAAAGATGCTGAAGATTTGCTGGAATTCGAATCTCTAGTGTCTTCTGCCGGAATCGAATCACTACAGGTAATTACCGGTAGTCGTAAAGCACCTCACCCCAAGTATTTTGTCGGCGAGGGTAAAGCAGAAGAGATCGCCAAGGCGGTGAAAGAAACCGATGCTTTCGTCGTGCTGTTCAATCACGCTTTATCACCCGCACAGGAACGTAATCTTGAGCGTTTGTGCGAATGCCGGGTCATTGACCGGACCGGATTGATTCTTGATATTTTCGCCCAGCGCGCCCGCACCCATGAAGGGAAACTGCAGGTTGAGCTGGCGCAGTTGCGCCATCTGGCTACGCGTCTGGTACGCGGCTGGACGCACCTTGAACGCCAGAAGGGCGGGATAGGGCTGCGAGGTCCCGGTGAAACTCAGCTTGAAACCGACCGTCGTCTGTTGCGTAACCGCATTAGTCTTATTTTGTCGCGCCTTGCTCGCGTTGAGAAACAGCGTGAACAGGGAAGACGCGCCCGTACCCGTGCGGATGTGCCTACGGTATCGCTGGTGGGGTATACCAACGCAGGTAAATCCACGTTGTTTAATCAAATGACAGCCGCGGATGTGTATGCTGCCGACCAGCTGTTCGCGACGCTGGATCCCACGCTTCGCCGGATCGATGTGGCTGACGTGGGCGACACGGTGCTGGCGGACACCGTTGGCTTTATTCGCGAACTGCCTCACGATCTGGTTGCGGCGTTTAAAGCTACGTTGCAGGAAACCCGCCAGGCGTCGCTGTTGCTGCACATCGTTGATGCGGCCGATCCCCGCAGGGACGAGAATATTAATGCGGTTAACGAGGTGCTGACGGAAATCGAAGCCGACGAGATTCCAACGCTGCTCGTGATGAATAAAATTGATGCGCTGGACGATTTCGCCCCGCGCATCGATCGCAATGCAGAGCATCAACCGGTCAGAGTCTGGCTGTCGGCGCAAACCGGCGAAGGAATATCTCTGCTGTTCCAGGCATTGACCGAACGGTTGTCTGGGGAGATCGCACAGTTCTCCTTGCAGCTCCCCCCGCAGGAGGGGCGTTTGCGCAGCCGTTTTTACCAGCTTCAGGCAATAGAAAAAGAATGGATAGAAGAAGATGGCAGCGTTGGTTTGGTAATCAGAATGCCTATCGTCGACTGGCGTCGTCTCTGTAAGCAGGAGCAGCAATTAGAAGATTATATCGTTGAAGTATAG
- the hflK gene encoding FtsH protease activity modulator HflK: MAWNQPGNNGQDRDPWGSSNKNSGNSGGNNKGGRDQGPPDLDDIFRKLSKKLGELGGGKKSGSGGSGFGSGGRILGVVVAIAVVIWAASGFYTIKEAERGVVTRFGKFSHLVSPGLNWKPTFIDDVRAVNVESVRELATSGVMLTSDENVIRVEMNVQYRVTQPEQYLFSVTNADDSLRQATDSALRGVVGKYTMDKILTEGRTIVRTDTQRVLEETVRPYNMGITLLDVNFQAARPPEEVKAAFDDAIAARENEQQYIREAEAYANEVQPRANGQAQRILEEARAYKTRTVLEAQGEVARFARVLPEYKAAPEITRERLYIETMERVLSSTRKVLVNDKGGNLMVLPLEQMLRQNTTGTGGNASNAVAPLRNSSTSSNNGSSSTYNSSRSSINGNIMDQRRANAQRDEITRVGRE, from the coding sequence ATGGCGTGGAATCAGCCCGGTAATAACGGACAGGACCGCGACCCGTGGGGGAGCAGCAATAAAAATAGCGGCAACTCTGGCGGAAATAACAAAGGTGGCCGAGATCAGGGACCACCGGATCTTGACGACATCTTCCGCAAACTGAGCAAAAAACTCGGTGAGCTGGGCGGTGGGAAAAAATCAGGTTCCGGCGGCAGCGGTTTCGGCTCCGGCGGACGTATTTTGGGCGTGGTGGTCGCCATCGCCGTCGTTATCTGGGCGGCGAGCGGTTTTTATACCATCAAAGAAGCTGAGCGTGGCGTTGTCACCCGTTTCGGCAAATTCAGCCATCTGGTCAGCCCTGGCCTGAATTGGAAACCCACTTTTATCGATGACGTCAGAGCGGTCAACGTCGAATCTGTTCGTGAACTGGCGACGTCTGGCGTCATGCTGACGTCGGACGAGAACGTGATTCGCGTCGAGATGAACGTTCAGTACCGTGTCACACAGCCGGAGCAGTATTTATTCAGCGTCACCAACGCGGATGACAGTCTGCGTCAGGCGACGGACAGCGCGCTGCGCGGTGTGGTCGGCAAATACACGATGGACAAAATCCTGACCGAAGGTCGTACCATCGTGCGTACCGATACCCAGCGCGTGCTGGAGGAAACCGTTCGCCCCTACAACATGGGGATAACGCTGCTGGACGTCAACTTCCAGGCGGCGCGTCCGCCAGAAGAGGTGAAGGCCGCCTTTGACGATGCGATTGCCGCGCGTGAGAACGAGCAGCAGTACATCCGTGAAGCTGAAGCCTACGCCAATGAAGTTCAGCCGCGTGCGAACGGTCAGGCGCAGCGTATTCTCGAAGAGGCTCGCGCCTACAAAACGCGTACCGTTCTCGAAGCGCAAGGTGAAGTGGCTCGTTTTGCTCGCGTGTTGCCGGAGTACAAGGCTGCGCCGGAAATCACTCGTGAACGTCTCTACATCGAAACCATGGAACGTGTGTTGAGCAGCACCCGCAAAGTGTTGGTGAACGATAAAGGCGGCAACCTGATGGTGCTGCCGTTGGAACAGATGCTGCGTCAGAACACTACGGGTACGGGCGGCAATGCGAGCAACGCGGTTGCTCCGCTGCGTAATTCCTCGACCTCGTCTAACAACGGTTCGAGCAGCACCTATAATTCTTCGCGCAGCAGCATCAACGGCAACATCATGGATCAGCGCCGGGCCAACGCCCAGCGGGATGAGATCACTCGAGTAGGGAGAGAATAA
- a CDS encoding YqgE/AlgH family protein, producing the protein MNLQHHFLIAMPALQDPVFKRSVVYVCEHGEDGAMGLIINKPIEKFTVDDILKKLKITPPESKSDIRLDKPVFSGGPLADDRGFILHTPQAGFASSISVSPDTMITTSKDVLETMGTIDQPNNTLVALGYTAWEGGQLESELLDNSWLTVKADRDILFHTPIADRWRVAAKKLGVDIHMIASDAGHA; encoded by the coding sequence ATGAATTTACAGCATCACTTTCTTATCGCGATGCCTGCACTGCAGGATCCGGTATTTAAACGGTCCGTGGTATACGTCTGCGAACACGGCGAAGACGGTGCGATGGGGTTGATCATCAATAAACCGATAGAAAAGTTCACCGTCGACGATATCTTGAAAAAACTGAAAATCACGCCGCCGGAGTCAAAATCCGATATCCGGCTGGATAAGCCCGTTTTTTCCGGCGGTCCGCTGGCGGATGACCGCGGCTTCATTCTGCACACCCCGCAGGCGGGCTTCGCCTCCAGTATCTCCGTGTCGCCCGATACCATGATTACCACGTCCAAGGACGTACTGGAGACGATGGGTACGATAGACCAACCCAACAACACGCTGGTCGCGCTCGGCTATACGGCCTGGGAGGGCGGACAGCTTGAGAGCGAGCTGCTGGACAACTCGTGGCTGACCGTCAAAGCCGATCGGGACATCCTGTTCCACACTCCGATTGCGGACCGCTGGCGCGTCGCGGCGAAAAAACTTGGGGTGGATATTCATATGATCGCCAGCGATGCGGGACACGCCTGA